Proteins encoded together in one Telopea speciosissima isolate NSW1024214 ecotype Mountain lineage chromosome 4, Tspe_v1, whole genome shotgun sequence window:
- the LOC122659255 gene encoding putative pectinesterase 52, with protein MWLNIPAFDLLACTLIFTTLLGTSKAADCLSNDPNAPKVAYTVTVKKYGGYGNFTTIQAAINSIPSQNNRWVRILISPGFYRYQTPMNGNPIMQSVALEVVGDKSSFHRCSFFGFQDTLWDVKGRHYFKNCYIEGAVDFIWGNGQSIYEGCKIFVLPCLGGLVTGFITAQGRNLANENSGFVFKAGKVFGNGNAEAYLGRAYGAYSRVIWYGTEFSDVIVPQGWQAWNYVNHEQNFQYVEANCHGPGSNLSKRVTWLNKLTKPEVDKFTDISYIDKEGWLANQP; from the exons ATGTGGCTCAATATTCCAGCATTTGATCTCTTGGCTTGCACATTGATATTCACTACTTTGTTGGGCACTAGTAAAGCTGCTGATTGTCTTTCTAATGATCCAAATGCACCAAAAGTTGCTTATACCGTTACTGTTAAAAAATATGGTGGTTATGGTAATTTTACTACAATTCAAGCTGCCATCAATTCCATTCCCTCACAGAATAATCGATGGGTTCGTATACTTATTAGTCCTGGATTTTATAG GTATCAGACACCTATGAATGGAAACCCTATTATGCAGTCAGTTGCACTTGAAGTAGTTGGTGACAAATCATCTTTTCATAGATGTAGTTTCTTTGGATTTCAAGATACATTATGGGATGTTAAAGGTCGCCATTACTTTAAAAACTGTTATATTGAAGGTGCTGTGGATTTCATTTGGGGGAATGGCCAGTCCATATATGAG GGATGTAAAATatttgttcttccttgtttggGAGGACTGGTAACAGGATTTATTACAGCTCAAGGCCGAAACTTGGCAAATGAGAACAGTGGATTTGTGTTTAAAGCTGGTAAAGTATTTGGAAATGGTAACGCAGAGGCTTATCTTGGTAGAGCTTATGGAGCTTATTCAAGAGTAATTTGGTATGGAACAGAATTCTCTGATGTTATAGTTCCTCAAGGATGGCAAGCTTGGAACTATGTCAACCATGA GCAAAATTTTCAGTACGTGGAGGCTAATTGCCATGGACCAGGCTCAAACTTATCCAAGCGTGTGACATGGTTAAACAAACTGACCAAACCAGAAGTTGATAAATTTACAGATATTTCGTACATAGACAAAGAAGGATGGTTGGCCAATCAACCTTGA
- the LOC122659256 gene encoding myb-related protein 330-like, protein MVRVAGDLSPKLQLSKYICWVSGLLHCGKSCRLGWINYLRPDLKRGNFTEEEDELIIKLHSLVGNKWSLIAGRLTGRTDNEIKNYWNTHIKRKLLSRGIDPQTHRPIGGAANPTTTTTTTTTTTATTPTTPYSDGVINSSSPAHALTPEIVVMNINHSKAEEAQSSSGTTEEHQQEPPLPPPQQQQQYPDLNLDLSISLPFQLGKPSPNTAESKQQILSNYQVFTAPQPVFTQAICLCYRLGLQSSQACNWQATMISNGFKG, encoded by the exons ATGGTGAGGGTTGCCGGAGATCTCTCCCCAAAGCTGCAG ctatctAAATATATTTGTTGGGTTTCAGGTCTGTTGCATTGTGGAAAGAGTTGCAGACTTGGATGGATAAACTACCTAAGGCCTGATCTCAAAAGAGGCAATTttactgaagaagaagatgagctTATCATTAAACTCCATAGCTTAGTTGGAAACAA ATGGTCTCTCATTGCTGGAAGATTAACCGGAAGAACAGATAATGAGATCAAGAACTACTGGAATACCCACATCAAACGCAAGCTTTTGAGCCGTGGAATTGACCCTCAAACACACCGACCGATCGGCGGCGCCGccaaccccaccaccaccaccacgaccacaaCCACTACTACTGCCACCACACCCACAACCCCTTACTCCGATGGGGTCATCAACTCTTCTTCACCGGCACATGCGCTTACGCCGGAGATTGTTGTCATGAATATTAACCATAGTAAGGCTGAAGAGGCACAGAGCAGCAGCGGAACCACAGAAGAACACCAACAAgaaccaccactaccaccaccacaacaacaacaacagtacCCAGATCTCAATCTTGATCTATCTATAAGTCTTCCGTTCCAACTAGGGAAACCGTCGCCAAATACAGCAGAATCGAAGCAACAAATATTGTCTAACTACCAGGTGTTTACAGCACCACAGCCCGTCTTCACTCAAGCAATCTGTTTGTGTTATCGATTAGGGCTTCAAAGTAGCCAAGCTTGCAATTGGCAAGCCACCATGATATCCAATGGTTTCAAGGGATGA